The following DNA comes from Hypomesus transpacificus isolate Combined female chromosome 5, fHypTra1, whole genome shotgun sequence.
AGTGAGCCCTTCTTGCTGTTGGCCTCCCCTGTGGGAGGAAATGGTTTATCGGTCAGGTGTTTCGTCGTGGTGTCTCTGGCTTTCCTCGCACCTCGCCTCTCCTTCCAGTAATGTTTAAGTTGAACCCTGCTAACCGAGCTCATCAAGCGCCTCCGTCTCGACGAATGGTGGTGATGACTAATCCCCTGGCTTCATGTTCCAACACGTTAGTCTGCCTCGCAGAAATGCGAGGCCTCGAGAAGACTCCTATCAAACAAAGCCTGCACAAAGAGCACAgtctcttccctttctccctctacatcttgtgcacacatacacattcgcTCCTCATCGATCTGCCATCCTGTACCCTTCCATCTCTACTATTTGCCGGCCTCTCTCCTCACCAAGGTTGTTTTGACTTGGAGTGGGGAAACTTCTCAGTTTCCTTTGTGTAATAAACATGAGAGAAAGAATGTCTCCTGTCAGGAAGTCCGTTTCCTCAAAACTATTTGAAATAATATCTAGAAAAGGTTAACCCAAGCATCATAATCGGATCTGGCCTGTATATTATTCTCAGGTATCCAGAACGCCCAGTAAAATGGAGCACATGCCATTTTCGTAGAGTAAATATGCAGCGATTTACAAAGCCATTGCTCAGGGAAAAAAAATGGTCTTTAAAGCTGCAGAGACCGGATGGAACCTGTTTGGAAGTTGTGAGGGAGCCAACAGTGGACTGGGCCCCAGCAGATAGCTATCTCTATTTAAGATGGGGTCAGGCTGCAATCCCTGCCTTCTCCATGCTGGACAATGCAAGATAATCCATAGCACACTTAAGCCGCTTTCACCCGAATATCCACATATTTTAATCTGACCGTTTTTTTGGCTGCTTTTTATATTGGATTATTTCAAAATGAATTGTTCAAGCGTTTTGAGTCAGGGCTGTGCCGTGATTCGTGTTATATCTCCATAGACCAGCGTCTTGGACACACTTATCAGACTGAGAAATGGAAAGTCCTAATTGAAAACCTCCTGCTCTGTCCCCGTAGGTGTGTCGGCCTCCACCCTTCTCCACTCCAAGTCCCTGCGGGGTCACAGGGACTGCTTCGAGAAGTACCACCTCATCGCCAACCAGAAGCTGTCGCGCTCCAAGGTCTCCCGCAGCGCCTACGAGGGCATGAAGCTGGCCCTGAGCCAGAAGATCGGCCGCATCGTGCAGTACGCCCAGAACaaagactcctcctcctccgacggGCCGGGCCGTCGGGGGGGCAAGCTGCTGTGCTACAGCCAGCAGGGGGACTGCAAGCTGCTGCCCCAGTCAGACGCCCAGGTCCCCCGCTACGCCCCGCGTTGGAACCAGAGCACGGCTACGGGGCTGCCCGACTATGCCGCAGGCATGCTGGAGTGCCACACCGCTGAggagctgggcctgggcctcTTGGAGGACTCGCAGGGCTGCCTGTGGGGAGGCACGGGCAGACAGGGCCTGCAGCACCACTCCCCGCCTCCGGGGGGCGACCAGACGCGGCGCAGACACCAGGGCCACGGCAGAGACCAGCGTGAGtgtccagaccccccccccccccccccccccccccccccccccccccccccccccccgttcaccGTCACCCTCTTCACTCACACAAAAGAAAGGCAACATCTTCAGACGGCATCAGTATGGTGTGGCTCCCTCCGCGGAGAGTGACTGAGTAGGAGGAGGCAcattagagagagaggatatgAGAAGAGGGCAGATGGCGGAGACGGGTGGAATGCATCACACGCTCGTTATCCTGCCCTCTCCATCGAATCTGCTCTCTGCGGTGCGCGGGCCAGAGATTCCCATCACCCTGGTTTCCTCCTCAGCGATGTGGCAGGCAGACAATAATGGTGACGCAGGAGCCATGCTTTCCTGGCATTCTCGGGTGTTCGTGCctaacctctctccctctcctcacctccctccacaccgCCACCCTCCTTCCAGAGAGAAGCCGTCTCTTTCTTTCCTACCTCAAAAGATGCCCTTGATTCTCCCCGCTCCGTCACTAAACCAAGGTTGTGTTGAACACATCATCAGGGAGCGAGGGGGGTTCTTTCTCAAGGACGCTGGCCTTTCATACTCGGTGAATTCCATTCCTTTGACAAAAGAGAACCAGTGTGACTAACCAGCCCTTAAACTGGCAATGCATAGTTTGTTGCTATGCGACAAGTGCATGAAGTTGTGGTCGGAGACTGTAGTTTGGAAATGAGTTGCTAAAGCATGGGGAGGTTGCCATGCCTGTGTTTTTATAATGTATTCTGTTTTATATTGCAGTGGTTAAAATGAGTATGGATGAGCTCCACCAGCTGAATGGCCAACTACTACTGCAGATTCAAAGTAAGTttacagtcattttttaagtgaACAGATGGGTCGGAGTTATGGCTTTGCGTCAGTTATATTGAGAGGATCGCTTCAGTATACTGGATTTACTGGCCTTTTTGTTTTAACTGCCCTTGTTTATTCAAAACGGATTCAAATGATATGCAGACTGCCGTCTGCAGCTTCGTCCTTGGGAGAGatggtttgttgttgttgtcggaGATTagctgttgtgtctgtgtgaagtcATTGCTCtttgccctctctcttcacTTTGTTTATGGATttcctgtgtttgtttattgtcCCTGTTTGTCATGTTCTCTGAGTGACAGTTTTCTCTgacctccgtgtgtgtgtgtgtgtgtgtgtgtgtgtgtgtgtgtgtgtgtgtgtgtgtgtgtgtgtgtgtgtgtgtgtgtgtgtgtgtgtgtgtgtgtgtgtgtgtgtgtgtgtgtgtgtgtgtgatctcgaCTTACCTCTGTTTTGTCCTGCCCTCCTCAGAAGTGTTTGAGGAGCTGACCGGGGCAGTGCAGGAGAAGGACTCTCTGGCGTCGGAGCTGCACGTTCGTCACATCGCCATCGAGCAGCTCTTCAAGAACTGTGCCAAGCTGCCCTGGCTGCAGATCAGCAGGGCAGGGGTCAAAGCCAGCAGCAGCGCCCCTGTGGAGTGACTTTGTCAAAGGGAGCTCCTGGATGGTCTCCTCCCTGCCACCCTGGGCTGTGTGGCTACAGCAGCCTGACTCATGCCCTCTGAACCCTGAACAGCTTTCAcaacatggtgtgtgtggtgagtgatgGAGGACAGGGGAATGGACATGCTTTCCCTTCGTCTGGGGACCTCTGGTTTCTGCAGTACTTAAAGAAAGGGTTTGCGAAAGGCAATAAACGGACTTTGGTATCCACCAGTTTCACAATGGAGAACTGAATGTGAACTCCTAGTGTCGGTGGATCTGTTTCCTATGCAGATAAGATACAAACATGGTAAGGTCTCTGCTGCATTAAAATGTACTTTAGCTAGTCACGTTTTTCcgtatttttgttatttatccttatatacatttatttaattgGAAACTCAccagtgtttatttttttatatttttttttaaattttaatcATTGTGGATCAAGCTATTGTGATTGGCCTAGCATCTTCATTATACCTATTGAGCCTTTGGTCGAatggttttgttgttgctgtggtaACTGTTGCAAAATAAAGAGCAATCTATTACTTTTTAAAATCAGTGCAGTGGAATCATCTGAGTTCCCATGGAAGGCAGTAATATTACCCTGTTATTTTTGCATTTTGCAGTAAAAAAGATTCATTGATAAGTGAAATGCTGCAGACACACTTCTGTTTGTCTTAAGTCCTTGATTTCTAACGGCTAGGTATCTAATGATGGTCATTGGTTAAGCTGTCAAGCACAAGACAGCCTGATACTTGAACAGAGGAATATGAAATAGGTGCTGAAAAAGTAGAGATGTGATTGAATGCACTGGGGGTCTGTCCCAGAACCAAAGCCTTCATTTGCTGCAAAGCAAAGTATATTTCAGTATTTATTTCACTAGTGGCCTAAGAGCATAGGCCTCAATAGACTCACTATAGCCTACTTGTTTCTTAGCGAAAATGCAATAGAAAGCACTGATACCAAATTAGCTTTGATATGGCAAAACATATAATTCACATTCTATTAAATTGCCCTTATTGTTAAAACCTGCGACactttcaaatgtattttggtTTTGTAAGTGATCTGTGTTAGCAATTATGCAGTTACCTTATTTTGTATAttagtgtgaatgtgtttttttctcccttctgTAATCTATTTACGACTATGGCTTTATCTTTTCTCCTCTGTAACCATGGATCCAAAGCAATATTGTGAGGAGAGAAAGGTTACAGATGTTCCCTAAAGGTCTGGGATTTAGAACAAGGGTTGAATAATGGAGATTGTCTGGAGTATTTTAGTTACGGTTTTCACAGGTTTGATCACTTAGTGTGTGATACTCTGattgtgtttttggttgtttgaaCATTTGTCCTCTGCTGTTGGTTTTGACCACGGGGCTGGAACCTCAAACTTGCTGGCCGCCATCATTATCTCAacaagtgtgtgtatatttgaaaGGTGTGACATTATTTTAACTGGATTGAATTactttgtgtctttctctctctttataagAGATGAAATAAATCCAACCCTCTTTGGGTTTATCGAAACGTTTTTAACTCCACTTAAACGGTCTGGTTTATTTTGATTTGTAAATGTATGtcctgtgtgcatgagtgttgtGTCTTTTTGGTAAAGGTAATCAaatttattgttatttattttttatttgaattttgACTGAGGCTTGTAGATTTGACAACACTGAAAAGATGTGGGGACAAGTGCATAGTGCTTCTCTGCTCTGGGTAAGAGATCATCAGTTACCATTAACATGAATCTGGGATTTGTGCATTTCTGTTTAAGTTGACATGACTCATGGTTTACTGCTGTGGTAGATACATAAGACTGCTCCCGTGCTGTGTGACTTACATTATATTCATGTATGTTTGTGGAGTTTAATGCCTGTGTAAATTGTCTGAACAATGGTTTGtattttttcaaaaatatttcaataaaataaaaactattttTTCTCATTATGTCTCATGTTGTTTTCTCCAAACTGGTTTGGTAGTCGGCTTTATCCCACAGCTTTGTGGTACAGGATCAAGCAAACAGTGCAAGCTGGTCATATCCAGTTCTTCATATGCTAAATATGAAAAGTATAAAAAGGTGAACTTATATAGTATAAAAAGGTTTTACATGGGGAGGTATATTTTGTGAAAAGCCTGGGGCATTTAACCTTTCTGCCGGGAATTAAGATGGCTAATGTGAGGATGCCAACTAGCAGAAGCATATATAGACATGTTTTTGTACTATTGCATCAGTTTGACAGTGTCTTCATTGATTCCTAATATTGTTGGGATCAAAGTGTAGATAGGCCATGTTACAGCTTTGAAACTTGGATGGAAAGTTAAGCAGTTATTAAAATAATCAAATTTGACCGGATAAATTATGTGCAATTTGCTACAGTAGTTTAACGCACGTGCACCTGTCCTGAGTTACTAATCATGATGACATTTCCTTACATCGACACTACTGGACCTGTAAAGCAAAGAGCAACCCTTGTTTTGAGGTAAAATCCACACGCATGTTATTGCTTCGCctgtaaatacagaaatatATTTCTACTAATGCCTGTAAATACCATGCATAAAGGcaggtgttttttcttcttcaagaaGCCTCAACATAAAACAACAAATCAGTCGATTGCTAGCTGGTACTACTAGCCGGGCAATGAGGATTTTGGTCATTGATTGCAGCTAACGTGACCTAATGTGGACCCAACTTTACATAACATAAATTATTCATTATGTGTCACTGGCAAATGTTCAAAATCAATCGACATTCTAAAACAAGTTGGTTGGGCCAGGGTCGTAAGACCTAGCCATAGAAAAGAGCCATTTTCTATGGCTTTTAGACCTTTTCTATGGCTTTTAGACCTAAATAAGATGCGTGGAGAGTGTGCCCTCTTGTGGACACCATATCACACAAATACGATTAACCTACATAATCCTCAAAAACCTGGTAAACTAGCGCGTTTTATTATTCAGCAATGcattcacctccctctcttatGTCGTATAAATGGGTAACTCAAATGTATTTCTATGTTAAATTGTTTGGTAGCCATTTTGGTAGCCTTGATTTGTTAATTGCGGTTGACGCTGACGTTTCTGCCTGGATGGAAAGCGCGCCTGCGGAGACAACGCACGTCTTGGTCACATCTGGCAACAGTTGTCCGTCCACATGTCATGAACATTGAGAACAGTAAGTAGAATTGATTTCAgttaatattttatttgtaatgttttctacGATGCCGTCGTTTAACTAGCAACACATAGAAGTAAATCGGTGATTTATGACCACATTAGTTCAGATTAGGTTGCCAGCCAGGTACAGTATATAGGACATATCATTTCCAGTTAGCGAACTTCTTTTTCTTAACTGAGATTGGTTTATCATCTAGTACTAGTCTAGTTGTTAGTCACTGACTGTTTTACCCAGTTGTTAACTATTAACTAGTGCTAGCTAATGTCAAGATGTAGCTAAGAGTTGCTAACCTCAGTCAGCAACATAGTTTCTGAAATGGTATTCTCATATACTTAGACTAGAAATAAGCAACTGCTATTACAGTACAATCCAGTTAACAAACCAGTTATTCGCGTAGTACTAATAACCAAGTAGGTTTTTAGATTGTTAACTTGCCCACGCTACATCACCAGTTGTCATGCGGTCATCATAAACCAGCTAACGCTAGTTCTTCTAGCTTAATTTAGCAATCTATTACCTCGTATCAAGCTATCTAGCTGTCTTCTAACGTTAAGTCAGTTACTGTTTTAGGCACTAATGACTCAAATGACCACATATTAGAGGCTTGTCCCGATTATAGATGCTTTTGAGATGATGGTACAGTTTATTTGTACATGATTGTTGGAGCTGTGGCTTCATACGTGTTAACGGAAATGGTGCGTCATAGCGCGCCTTTCTGGAAGATACCCCGCCATACTGGTATTGTGTCAACAATAGTCATCCGACAAAATAATTGCAAATCAGGTTGGAGCTTCATTTTGCCAGTTCATTTAGCCGGTTATCATGATTATCTTGCATTTCCAGATCCTGGTCAGCGGTGAGAGGGACATAGATGAAATATGAAGAAGGAAATCGCAGCAGTGGTGTTTTTCCTGAAAAGACTCATCAGGAAGGCTGAGAAGTTGGAGATAGAGCAAGTGGAACAATTTGTTGAGAGGTTAACTGTGGCTCTACAGGAGAAGTTCAGGGGCCATTGGTACCCTGACAACCCCAGCAGAGGTCAAGCGTTCAGGTAAAAGCTTTGCATTCACATACTTTTTGGCTCAATTTTGTCTTGATGTCAGATATACTTCGTCTCTGATACTAATTTAAATTAGCATATCTATCAGTCAGGCATTGCCTAGCTCATTTGAAACTCAGTCTACAAATTGAGCCTGATATGGTTGTCTTCCAGGTGTATCAGAGTGAACAGGGTACAGAAAGAAGATCCAGAGCTGAAACGGGCCTGCCAGGAATGTGGGGTACATTACGGAGACCTGGGCCTTCCGCATGAGCTAACCCTTTGGGTGGACCCAGGCGAGGTGTGCTGCAGGTCAGTCATTTTTGCTCAGGTTCCAAAACAAATCGCTTGTTTAAAGTGGTCATTgtcatttcacactgttccttaaggtgtcctaatagggtatgtaacattggttgggcagaaaatggcccgggtgctgttctatgccccctgatgcaTCCagtgaaatgttcccgggaaaaaacgcgaggttctctccttttagggtatgctcatgaatatatagatgagctgcgcgctgattggttggtttacaacgagtgaagctgcggagcaacatggccaacagcactcactgaaacaacgaaggtggagacttgataTAAAAACGCACAGATAAATcaattgtgtctacacaacactgttttcaacagattgactagatatcatttgaaattactaccttagttgtttccacttctgttgtcgaagcacaCAGGATCGCCTTAGGTGACACTACAGCTTGGCAAACAAACTAtagtgattcaactcagcttcagttagctttagctatcttgctgaaaaatagatctggacaaacatgcatcttgaattgtagattgacatgacaacacaagttatttatttgaaagaaacagtcaggaacatgaaataatgtTATCCCCATTGCctataaactaggctaaatcatcaaacattctacctatgctcttgcgttagcaagctaaactagtttacatgcatacagtctaggtgttttcgctatctagttgtttttgcattccttgcaaatcagcgttaataagagcagatgagctagactctagctaacattgactcaacggtcatggctgatgtttgtctatactgtagcgtagaagatccttGTGCAGTTCGTCCCTCGACACATTTGCACAAACcgtttcaccaaggacggttttgaaaacctgggacaatgtaaagcaagatttcgtagtatgattttgttggtAACAGTTATTttcaatgctaatgtatcctgtatctagcacctgcctttctccagttctttcaaatagataatctagacaggcgttaacAATAGGCtggactgctattcgttttctggcaattttttcggaagcttcccttctaatgccaactacagctagtctagctggagtcatttgctaagtaaagtatgttgatgtgtttagaaacgtatttagcattctaactatgctagatacaggagacgttcgCATTGCTTATAGGCTAACTGTTagtgacaaaatcatacttacagcttgcatttgtgatgagcatacggttggaacagcacctcttttcagcaacagcggcttagcaaatccttcttttagattgtccaaggttttcattcaaaactgtctttggtgaaatggttcgagcaaattaataaatgtgttgaacttcacagggatcttctcatagaaaatcatcagcccgtcgagtgtctggttccttgggaagattatAAAATCAACTATTTAGTGCTGTGGAGGCAGGACTAAGGGCTGGATTTGGAACTGAGCACGCTC
Coding sequences within:
- the c5h21orf91 gene encoding protein EURL homolog; translation: MDEEEQFVNIDLNDDNICSVCKLETETGTLSFCHVCFELSIEGVSASTLLHSKSLRGHRDCFEKYHLIANQKLSRSKVSRSAYEGMKLALSQKIGRIVQYAQNKDSSSSDGPGRRGGKLLCYSQQGDCKLLPQSDAQVPRYAPRWNQSTATGLPDYAAGMLECHTAEELGLGLLEDSQGCLWGGTGRQGLQHHSPPPGGDQTRRRHQGHGRDQLVKMSMDELHQLNGQLLLQIQKVFEELTGAVQEKDSLASELHVRHIAIEQLFKNCAKLPWLQISRAGVKASSSAPVE